From a region of the Triticum aestivum cultivar Chinese Spring chromosome 7D, IWGSC CS RefSeq v2.1, whole genome shotgun sequence genome:
- the LOC123169783 gene encoding disease resistance protein RGA5, translating to MDRILVSTSTGAMNSVLRKLTNLMGEEFAKLKNLRKEVKFVSDELSGMKDALEGLSYLDELDPQTKRWRDIVREMSYDIEEIIDDFMQNIGGTDKSDGFVSSTIRRLKTLRSRHRIAQQIEDVKKLVLETSARHQRYKIDTSSSSNVAIDPRVATLYENAANLVGVEEPTNELINLLRDGEKKLKVVSIVGFGGLGKTTLASVVHGKLKGEFSSCTAFVLVSQKPDIPKLLRGLLSQLGVEPSIHACESHLIDMLREHLKNERYLIIIDDIWDVSAWDIIKCVFPENYLGSRVITTTRIQVVAKACCFHGHDHILEMKPLNDKDSRRLFFGRIFGSEEACPHHLRGVSVEILKKCGGLPLAIVTISSMLASEDSIQKERWEHVRSCLGSLTNLTLEGVRQILNLSYRDLPLHLKTCLLYLGMYPEDYIISRYDLERQWMAEGFAGKENGQDGVKVASNYFNELVNRSLIQPVKFDSRGSVTKCRIHDMMLDLILLKSAEENFFTIVDDTRAITGLDYKIRRLSIHLDSLSNGQAILPRNTSMSHVRSVMFFGSSESTPDLLEFKFLRVLFINLPRATVDLSGLPKLYQLRYLRISRICLYQLPAQIRALQHLQTLDLGRCSNIPSDIVQLPHLMNLNVGSEVFDGIGKMKSLQHLCAFDLAVNTIDNIENIGELTNLRYLFISCGPHPEDTERRVDVLRSSLGKLRNLDNLLVSMRGCIDGLMPLSPPPTPYRLERFVMFRNCWFSRIPSWIGELHNLGELQLQVCELLNDGVGILSELPVLVHLDMDIRRAVDKMIAICAGRGTFPALKRFSLQISSMTYLDFQAGVMPKLQRLEVMHNMSGSDQNGAAPAGIEHLLALEELSAAIGCEGATEPTKRSTESALRSAINMHPSHPRVTIRFFRRNLKFLPE from the exons ATGGACAGGATATTGGTGAGTACTTCCACAGGCGCGATGAACTCCGTCTTGCGTAAGTTGACCAACCTCATGGGGGAGGAGTTCGCCAAGCTCAAAAACCTCCGGAAAGAGGTCAAGTTCGTCAGCGATGAACTTAGCGGCATGAAGGATGCACTTGAGGGGCTTTCTTATCTGGATGAGCTAGATCCACAAACCAAGAGATGGAGGGACATCGTCAGGGAGATGTCGTACGACATCGAGGAAATCATTGATGACTTTATGCAAAACATTGGAGGCACCGATAAAAGTGATGGGTTTGTCAGCAGCACGATACGACGCCTCAAAACTTTGAGGTCTCGCCATCGGATTGCTCAACAAATCGAGGACGTAAAGAAACTTGTTCTCGAGACAAGTGCACGGCATCAAAGGTATAAGATTGATACCTCCTCATCAAGCAATGTGGCCATTGACCCACGTGTTGCCACGCTCTATGAAAACGCAGCTAACCTTGTTGGTGTTGAAGAGCCAACGAATGAGCTTATTAACTTGCTAAGAGATGGGGAGAAGAAGTTGAAAGTGGTATCTATTGTTGGATTTGGAGGTCTAGGCAAAACAACACTTGCTAGTGTGGTACATGGTAAGCTCAAGGGTGAATTTAGCAGTTGTACTGCTTTTGTGCTCGTTTCTCAGAAGCCAGACATCCCAAAACTTCTGCGTGGTTTACTATCACAACTTGGGGTAGAGCCATCTATTCACGCATGCGAGTCACATCTTATCGACATGCTCAGGGAACATCTCAAAAATGAGAG GTACTTGATTATAATTGATGATATATGGGATGTATCAGCCTGGGATATTATCAAATGTGTTTTTCCAGAAAATTATCTTGGGAGCAGAGTAATAACTACTACTAGAATTCAGGTTGTGGCTAAGGCATGTTGTTTCCATGGTCATGATCACATTTTAGAAATGAAGCCCCTCAACGACAAAGACTCGAGAAGACTATTTTTTGGCAGGATATTTGGCTCCGAGGAAGCTTGCCCTCACCATCTTAGAGGTGTTTCAGTTGAAATTCTTAAAAAATGTGGTGGTTTGCCTCTTGCAATTGTTACTATATCCAGCATGCTAGCCAGTGAAGATTCCATCCAAAAAGAAAGGTGGGAACATGTAAGGAGTTGTTTAGGCTCATTAACAAATCTCACGCTGGAAGGAGTTAGGCAAATCTTAAACCTTAGCTACAGAGATCTTCCCCTTCATCTTAAGACGTGCTTGTTGTATCTTGGTATGTATCCAGAGGACTACATAATATCAAGGTATGATCTAGAACGCCAATGGATGGCAGAAGGATTTGCCGGCAAAGAGAATGGACAAGATGGTGTGAAGGTCGCAAGTAATTATTTCAATGAGCTTGTCAATAGGAGTCTTATTCAACCTGTAAAATTTGACAGCAGAGGGTCAGTGACAAAATGCAGAATACATGATATGATGCTCGATCTAATCTTGCTCAAGTCCGCAGAAGAGAATTTTTTCACTATAGTGGATGACACACGAGCCATTACAGGACTGGATTACAAGATCCGTCGACTTTCTATTCACTTGGATAGTCTAAGTAATGGTCAAGCAATATTACCGAGGAACACTAGTATGTCACATGTCCGATCAGTTATGTTCTTTGGGAGCTCCGAGAGTACACCTGATCTATTAGAGTTCAAGTTCCTCCGAGTTCTGTTTATTAACCTCCCTCGTGCTACAGTTGATCTGAGTGGACTGCCTAAATTGTATCAGCTGAGGTATTTACGGATTAGTCGCATTTGCTTGTACCAACTACCAGCACAGATTAGAGCGCTACAACACTTGCAAACACTTGATCTAGGAAGGTGTTCCAATATTCCCTCAGATATAGTTCAACTACCACACTTGATGAATCTAAATGTTGGATCAGAGGTTTTTGATGGGATTGGCAAGATGAAGTCCCTACAACATCTATGTGCATTTGATTTGGCGGTGAACACCATAGATAATATCGAAAACATTGGTGAGCTGACCAATCTGAGATATCTATTTATCTCATGTGGCCCTCATCCGGAAGATACGGAGAGACGCGTGGATGTATTACGCTCTTCTCTGGGGAAACTTCGGAACCTTGATAACCTGCTTGTCAGTATGAGGGGCTGCATTGATGGCTTGATGCCAttgtctcctcccccaactccttACCGACTTGAGAGATTCGTCATGTTCCGGAACTGCTGGTTTTCCAGGATCCCTAGTTGGATAGGGGAACTCCATAACCTCGGTGAACTACAGTTGCAAGTTTGTGAGCTGCTAAACGATGGTGTTGGTATCCTTTCAGAACTGCCCGTCCTCGTTCACCTTGATATGGATATCCGAAGAGCCGTAGATAAAATGATTGCCATATGTGCGGGGAGAGGAACATTCCCTGCTCTAAAGCGTTTTTCTCTCCAAATAAGCAGCATGACATACCTGGACTTCCAGGCTGGTGTAATGCCTAAACTCCAGAGACTCGAGGTAATGCATAATATGAGTGGATCAGATCAGAATGGGGCTGCACCAGCCGGCATCGAGCACTTGTTAGCGCTTGAAGAATTATCTGCAGCAATCGGCTGTGAAGGTGCTACAGAACCCACGAAGAGAAGTACAGAGTCTGCCTTGAGGAGTGCTATCAACATGCATCCAAGCCATCCTCGTGTTACAATCAGATTCTTCCGTCGCAATTTGAAATTTTTACCGGAGTAA
- the LOC123165060 gene encoding damage-control phosphatase At2g17340: MESSSPSVPFPLLQAPVESTYRACTIPYRFPSDNPRKATPVEIQWIDLFLKSVPSFRQRAENDPTVPDAPAKAEKFAQRYTDMLEELKKNPESHGGPPDCILLCRLRELILRELGFHDIFKKVKDEENAKAMSLFEGVVQRNDEIEDGEKRAENLIRGILAGNIFDLGSAQLAEVFAKDGMSFLASCQNLLSRPWVIDDLDAFKSKWTKKSWEKAVIFVDNSGADIILGILPFARELLRRGTKVILAANDMPSINDITYLELVEIVNKLKDENGKLAGVDVSDLIVANSGNDLPVIDLSSVAPELAYMASDADLVILEGMGRGIETNLYAQMKCDSIKIGMVKHPEVAQFLGGRLYDCVFKFNEA; this comes from the exons aTGGAGAGCTCGTCGCCTTCGGTGCCGTTCCCGCTGCTGCAGGCGCCAGTGGAGAGCACGTACCGTGCCTGCACCATACCCTACCGCTTCCCCTCCGACAACCCCCGCAAGGCCACCCCCGTCGAGATCCAGTGGATCGACCTCTTCCTGAAGTCCGTGCCATCCTTCAG GCAGCGGGCGGAGAATGACCCCACGGTGCCGGATGCCCCCGCCAAGGCCGAGAAGTTTGCTCAGAG GTACACTGATATGCTTGAGGAGTTGAAGAAGAACCCAGAGAGCCATGGAGGACCTCCTGATTGCATA CTTCTTTGTAGGCTTCGTGAGCTAATCCTTAGAGAATTGGGGTTTCATGACATCTTCAAGAAGgtcaag GACGAGGAGAACGCTAAGGCTATGTCACTGTTTGAGGGAGTTGTTCAGCGGAATGATGAAATAGAAGACGGTGAGAAACGAGCAGAGAACTTGATCCGTGGAATCTTAGCAGGAAACATATTTGACCTAGGGTCTGCACAG CTTGCAGAAGTTTTTGCTAAAGATGGTATGTCCTTCTTGGCGAGTTGCCAGAATCTTTTATCTCGACCTTGGGTTATTGATGACCTAGATGCATTTAAAAGCAAATGGACCAAGAAATCTTGGGAAAAG GCAGTTATTTTTGTTGATAATTCTGGTGCTGATATCATATTGGGCATATTACCATTTGCGAGGGAGTTGCTCCGACGTGGCACTAAG GTGATACTTGCTGCCAATGACATGCCTTCCATCAATGATATCACTTACCTAGAGTTGGTTGAGATTGTAAACAAG CTCAAGGACGAAAATGGAAAGCTTGCAGGTGTGGATGTATCCGACCTCATTGTTGCCAACTCCGGGAACGATCTGCCA GTAATAGATTTGTCTAGCGTCGCACCGGAACTAGCCTATATGGCAAGCGATGCTGACTTGGTCATCCTAGAAGGCATG GGAAGAGGAATCGAAACCAACCTGTACGCACAAATGAAATGTGACTCGATCAAGATTGGAATG GTCAAGCATCCTGAAGTGGCGCAGTTTTTGGGTGGAAGGCTTTATGATTGTGTCTTCAAGTTCAACGAGGCCTGA